The proteins below come from a single Necator americanus strain Aroian chromosome V, whole genome shotgun sequence genomic window:
- a CDS encoding hypothetical protein (NECATOR_CHRV.G18245.T1) yields MCNGWVSDAPFTFNGTNISECTSYVYLGRELNMTNDLTPELGRRRRAAWGAYKSIEDVVKKTRNTRLRAHLFNATVLPALTYASQTWAFRKQEENAVSVIECAIERVMLRAIPFHASEVRDSKFSPTSSAIEE; encoded by the coding sequence ATGtgcaacggatgggtctcggatgccccattcacgttcaacggaacgaacatatccgaatgcaccagctacgtttatctaggtcgggaattgaacatgacgaacgacctgacccccgagctgggcaggaggagacgagcggcttggggagcgtacaagagcatcgaggatgtagtgaagaagaccaggaacacccggctccgtgctcacctcttcaacgccaccgtacttcctgctttgacctatgcttcgcaaacctgggcatttcgcaagcaggaagaaaatgcggtgagcgtcattgaatgcgcaattgagagagtgatgctacgagctatcccgtttcacgcaagtgaggttcgggattcgaagttctctcctacgtcctcagcgatcgaagaatag
- a CDS encoding hypothetical protein (NECATOR_CHRV.G18245.T2), whose amino-acid sequence MFMCNGWVSDAPFTFNGTNISECTSYVYLGRELNMTNDLTPELGRRRRAAWGAYKSIEDVVKKTRNTRLRAHLFNATVLPALTYASQTWAFRKQEENAVSVIECAIERVMLRAIPFHASEVRDSKFSPTSSAIEE is encoded by the coding sequence aTGTTCATGtgcaacggatgggtctcggatgccccattcacgttcaacggaacgaacatatccgaatgcaccagctacgtttatctaggtcgggaattgaacatgacgaacgacctgacccccgagctgggcaggaggagacgagcggcttggggagcgtacaagagcatcgaggatgtagtgaagaagaccaggaacacccggctccgtgctcacctcttcaacgccaccgtacttcctgctttgacctatgcttcgcaaacctgggcatttcgcaagcaggaagaaaatgcggtgagcgtcattgaatgcgcaattgagagagtgatgctacgagctatcccgtttcacgcaagtgaggttcgggattcgaagttctctcctacgtcctcagcgatcgaagaatag